One genomic segment of Belonocnema kinseyi isolate 2016_QV_RU_SX_M_011 chromosome 2, B_treatae_v1, whole genome shotgun sequence includes these proteins:
- the LOC117182715 gene encoding uncharacterized protein LOC117182715, with protein sequence MKWRPKTLHNAMLPIMILTWVTGLSLFEYPLQTPQLGLSFVYIFINTSAYYYAYSHEPIIEILNQNGIRHIVFKILKYANFFISACCVIIGWHYYRAYKIIIKRLELLDEALENLGIPNNYRAILINCWIKTFIWITMIVVVISFDIHFLIQRFDFGTCLHLCYLLHYPIHLNSVVDFTFTSILK encoded by the exons ATGAAGTGGCGACCAAAAACTCTTCACAATGCAATGCTTCCAATTATGATTCTAACCTGGGTTACTGGATTAAGTTTATTCGAATACCCCTTGCAAACACCTCAACTAGGGCTTTCATTTGTCTACATTTTCATAAACACTAGTGCTTACTACTACGCGTATTCTCATGAaccaattatagaaattttaaatcaaaatggaaTCAGGCATATTgtcttcaaaattctgaaatacgCTAATTTCTTTATATCAGCATGCTGTGTTATTATCGGTTGGCATTATTACAGG GCATACaagattattattaaaagatTGGAATTATTAGATGAAGCTTTGGAAAATTTGGGTATCCCAAATAATTATCGGGCAATTTTGATAAATTGTTGGATAAAAACATTCATCTGGATTACCATGATTGTCGTTGTTATATCATtcgacatacattttttaatacaaaggtTTGATTTCGGCACATGCTTGCACCTCTGTTATTTACTTCATTATCCTATTCACCTAAATTCCGTGGTTGATTTCACGTTTACGTCGATACTCAAGTAA